From a region of the Trichoderma atroviride chromosome 6, complete sequence genome:
- a CDS encoding uncharacterized protein (BUSCO:EOG092D3LA8), whose amino-acid sequence MASDEIVWQIINQQFCAFKLKTEKQQNFCRNEHNVTGLCNRQSCPLANSRYATIRQHPTKDTLYLYMKTVERAHLPSKMWERIKLSNNYTKALEQIDERLIYWPKFLIHKCKQRLTRLTQVQIRMRRIAAEDERLGEKLVPKLAPKVRHREATRERKAEAAAKLERTIERELLERLRQGAYGDQPLNVSEDIWKKVLNAMEKGGEGERDEDMDKGIESDEEFDGIAESEDEDADAAVEYVSGAEESEDELEDLEDWLESEEEEEEEEDSDESEAEKAGSKRKRGKVTKMKNKRPKQQEKEKLALTNDLAW is encoded by the exons ATGGCTTCCGACGAGATTGTGTGGCAAATCATAAACCAGCAGTTTTGCGCCTTCAAATTAAA AacggagaagcagcaaaactTCTGTCGCAATGAACACAACGTCACTGGACTGTGCAATCGCCAGTCGTGCCCTCTAGCCAACTCGCGATATGCCACCATTCGGCAACATCCGACCAAGGATACGCTATACCTCTACATGAAGACTGTCGAGCGCGCGCATCTGCCTTCCAAGATGTGGGAGCGCATCAAGTTGTCCAACAACTACACAAAGGCCCTGGAGCAGATTGACGAGAGGCTCATCTACTGGCCCAAATTCCTAATTCACAAATGCAAGCAGCGACTCACCCGCCTGACGCAGGTGCAGATTCGCATGCGCAGAATcgccgctgaagatgagcGATTGGGAGAGAAACTGGTTCCCAAGCTGGCCCCCAAGGTCAGGCACCGTGAGGCGACAAGAGAGcgcaaggccgaggccgcggCCAAGCTGGAGAGGACAATCGAGAGAGAGCTGCTTGAGCGTCTGAGGCAGGGCGCTTACGGCGACCAGCCCTTGAACGTCAGCGAGGACATCTGGAAGAAGGTGCTGAATGCCATGGAGAAGGGAGGCGAGGGTGAGCGAGACGAGGATATGGACAAGGGCATCGAATCCGATGAGGAATTCGACGGCATTGCTGAAagcgaggacgaagacgccGATGCTGCCGTTGAATACGTCTCCGGCGCTGAGGAGAGCGAAGACGAGCTCGAGGACCTTGAAGACTGGCTGGagagcgaggaagaggaggaggaggaggaggacagTGACGAATCCGAGGCGGAAAAGGCCGGCAGCAAGCGCAAGCGTGGCAAGGtcaccaagatgaagaacaagCGACCGAAGCagcaggagaaggagaagctggcctTGACCAACGACCTGGCCTGGTAA
- a CDS encoding uncharacterized protein (EggNog:ENOG41~TransMembrane:4 (o6-25i32-52o72-91i103-123o)), producing MPAAGLKTIIALSFVLAVGFLLVILSCALYKVYYPLLVVATYVLAPLPNWICGRCANPDDFVESGGAAILDVGRFFTGFFVVMGIALPAVLAHSDLIRVEAMIMSITGGLLIYGTIISFGMFFQEEQEF from the exons ATGCCTGCCGCCGGCCTCAAGaccatcatcgccctctCCTTTGTCCTCGCCGTGGgattcctcctcgtcatcttgtCCTGCGCTCTCTACAAGGTCTACTATCCGCTGCTGGTCGTCGCCACGTACGTCCTCGCGCCGCTGCCGAACTGGATCTGCGGCCGATGCGCGAATCCGGACGACTTTGTCgagagcggcggcgctgccatACTTGACGTGGGACGATTCTTCACCGGTTTCTTTGTTGTTATGGGTATTG CCCTTCCCGCTGTCCTCGCACACTCCGATCTCATCCGAGTCGAAGCCATGATCATGTCCATCACCGGCGGCCTGTTGATTTACGGAACCATTATTAGCTTCGGCATGTTtttccaagaagagcaagagttttaa
- a CDS encoding uncharacterized protein (BUSCO:EOG092D0FXM), with translation MGVRHAKLPFWGVQYHPESICTDPAAHGVLKNWFSQALKWNESTGREMLPVASQSIADSFAPSMIVERSIASHSRVATQKWWRDMQSGLAASRTAPVYSCRRITLPDGVDAADVAEFLGVGGADSIMLDSSSTISGDPLARSSIIALEVEKALRFEYHVGDSWVTLRQPGTRGQEEVCQRIEIDSSDEHGAYDVWNVISEFWQQRKVAEEAGQEPEPAFKGGFMGFVTYEMGLSSLSPESISKNRGHRRPDLCFAWISKSLVLDHQAGVAYVQALTPTPAEAWIGDMVAKLQASRAWQQPGYGSEEYNSIAAKRTPNEALLKSIQEPTGRLRFNTPKPAKYDDDVRRCQEAIAEGQSYELCLTAQTTMTRPRGNDVPHHLQQPASTNGSTTNGSTTNGTSSDEASRHGTPWQIYRTLRARQPAPFGSFIRLAGATILSSSPERFLAHDAQGLCSMRPMKGTVRKSEAVSTLAQAEKLLHIPKEEAENLMIVDLVRHDLYGVCGARRVTVPDLLKVEEYSSVFQMITVVNGQLPSHNNSMKSAPNGLDVLAAALPPGSMTGAPKKRSCEILHTIEPTERSIYSGVVGFLDARGQGDWSVTIRTMFRWDDERAPVEEAGETTQPREVWRIGAGGAVTILSTPEGETEEMFTKLCGPLGIFKDVA, from the coding sequence ATGGGGGTGAGACATGCGAAGCTGCCCTTTTGGGGCGTCCAGTACCATCCCGAGTCCATCTGTACGGACCCTGCGGCGCATGGCGTGCTGAAGAACTGGTTCAGCCAGGCGCTCAAATGGAACGAATCCACGGGGAGGGAGATGTTGCCGGTGGCCTCGCAAAGCATTGCCGACAGCTTTGCTCCGTCCATGATTGTTGAGCGCAGCATTGCTTCTCACAGCCGAGTCGCCACTCAGAAATGGTGGAGGGACATGCAGTCCGGCCTGGCTGCGTCGAGAACAGCACCCGTCTACTCTTGCCGTCGCATCACCCTCCCCGACGGCGTCGATGCCGCAGACGTTGCGGAATTCCTGGGCGTGGGAGGCGCTGACTCCATCATGCTGGATTCATCGAGCACCATCAGCGGTGACCCCCTGGCTCGCAGCTCCATCATTGCGCTGGAAGTGGAAAAGGCGCTCCGGTTCGAATATCATGTTGGTGATAGCTGGGTGACGTTGCGCCAGCCCGGGACCAGAGGTCAGGAAGAGGTGTGCCAGAGGATAGAAATCGACAGCAGCGACGAGCACGGCGCCTACGACGTCTGGAACGTCATCTCTGAGttttggcagcagcgcaaagtcGCCGAGGAGGCTGGTCAAGAGCCAGAGCCGGCTTTCAAGGGCGGCTTCATGGGCTTCGTCACGTACGAAATGGGACTGAGTTCGCTAAGCCCCGAATCCATCTCTAAGAACAGGGGCCATCGTAGGCCAGATCTGTGCTTTGCCTGGATTTCCAAGAGTCTGGTTCTTGATCACCAGGCCGGCGTGGCTTATGTTCAAGCTCTTACACCAACTCCCGCCGAAGCATGGATCGGCGATATGGTGGCTAAGCTGCAGGCTTCTCGAGCgtggcagcagccaggatACGGATCAGAGGAGTATAATTCGATTGCGGCGAAGAGAACACCCAACGAGGCGTTGCTGAAGAGCATCCAAGAGCCCACGGGCAGATTGCGCTTCAACACCCCCAAGCCGGCCAAGTACGATGACGACGTCCGCCGGTGTCaagaagccattgccgaGGGCCAGTCCTACGAACTTTGTCTTACGGCGCAAACCACCATGACTCGCCCCCGTGGAAACGACGTGCCGCATCACCTACAACAGCCAGCGTCAACCAACGGCAGCACTACCAACGGCAGCACTACCAACGGCACATCTTCTGATGAAGCATCTAGACACGGCACCCCCTGGCAAATCTACCGCACCCTCCGAGCCCGCCAACCAGCCCCCTTTGGCTCCTTCATCCGCCTCGCCGGCGCCACTATCCTCAGCAGCTCCCCCGAGCGCTTCCTCGCCCACGATGCACAAGGCCTCTGCTCGATGCGGCCCATGAAGGGAACCGTCCGCAAGTCCGAGGCCGTATCCACGCTGGCACaggccgagaagctgctccaCATCCCgaaagaagaggccgagAACCTCATGATTGTGGATCTGGTCCGGCACGACCTCTACGGCGTGTGCGGTGCCCGTCGCGTTACGGTGCCGGATCTCCTCAAGGTGGAAGAGTACTCGAGCGTCTTCCAGATGATTACCGTCGTCAACGGCCAGCTGCCCTCTCATAACAACAGCATGAAATCCGCTCCCAACGGCCTTGACGttctcgccgccgccctccCTCCCGGGAGCATGACCGGCGCACCCAAAAAGCGCAGCTGCGAGATCCTCCACACCATTGAGCCCACCGAGCGAAGCATCTACTCGGGCGTGGTTGGATTCCTCGACGCCCGCGGCCAAGGCGACTGGAGCGTCACCATCAGGACAATGTTCCGCTGGGACGATGAACGAGCACCTGTAGAAGAGGCAGGGGAAACTACGCAGCCGAGAGAGGTCTGGCGGATTGGAGCAGGCGGTGCGGTTACGATTCTGAGCACGCCCGAAGGCGAGACGGAGGAGATGTTTACGAAGCTTTGCGGCCCGCTGGGCATTTTTAAAGATGTGGCATAA
- a CDS encoding uncharacterized protein (MEROPS:MER0045095), whose product MPLLQSQPAVANPRCRRILFLDAYDSFTNNIVSLLKEALGDEVLVHVLHMDLKTLHADPSPDWTPDEFLARLPSFDAVVCGPGPGSPLCEADVGAFRLLWELPREKAVPVLGICLGFQSLVAQFGGGIRKLRRGLHGMVRRIEHRDGDIFANVPEFRATLYHSLCADVGQDAVARERWQTDMWLSPRGGAGSCAPCVGDGGLRGWRC is encoded by the coding sequence ATGCCTCTCCTCCAGTCTCAGCCAGCTGTGGCAAACCCACGATGCCGCCGGATCCTCTTCCTGGACGCCTACGACTCCTTCACCAACAACATCGTGTCGCTGCTCAAGGAGGCGCTGGGCGACGAGGTGCTGGTGCACGTGCTGCACATGGACCTCAAGACGCTGCACGCGGATCCCAGCCCGGACTGGACGCCGGACGAGTTCCTGGCCCGGCTGCCGAGCTTCGACGCCGTCGTCTGCGGGCCCGGCCCGGGATCGCCGCTGTGCGAGGCGGACGTCGGCGCCTTTCGGTTGCTGTGGGAGCTGCCCCGGGAGAAAGCCGTGCCGGTGCTGGGCATCTGTCTCGGGTTCCAGAGCCTGGTGGCGCagtttggcggcggcatcagGAAGCTGAGGAGGGGGTTGCACGGGATGGTGAGGCGCATCGAGCATCGCGACGGAGACATCTTTGCGAATGTGCCCGAGTTTAGGGCCACGCTGTATCACAGTCTGTGTGCCGACGTGGGACAGGATGCCGTTGCGCGGGAGAGGTGGCAGACGGACATGTGGCTGTCGCCGAGGGGGGGCGCCGGATCTTGTGCCCCTTGCGTGGGCGATGGAGGATTACGAGGATGGCGGTGCTGA
- a CDS encoding uncharacterized protein (EggNog:ENOG41): MNIVMPQPKTDPNIPYRITLPRGAYTIGWICTLPVEYDVARTFLRREHDYSQHASPHDNNNLYKLGRIGDNNIVIAAPTHDEYGPLSSSTDVIKSLLGDFPNIRILLLVGIGGGAPSSKHDIRLGDVVVGISSNDSGGVVQYNFEKTMQSQEFHETGSNQTPALLRTAVTALRAIINPDYTFKIQVHKAVNSTSHHQLILQPEASSDRLYPSSVIHPAVGKGECSTICGNDPSSLVKRHDRDKNDGPEIHYGLIASANTRMEDASVRDKLIEKRDDILCFEMEAAGLMNDFPCLVIRGICDYSDSHGNEEWQSYAAMTAAACARIILSRIDSSEVEAQQRIRITLDNLKFQDKGSNSETPSDNFQKDSTYPWARPTETSQIFVGTAGGAGSLQSGFNDLSEPLQEAFAPYLENEVFRRQVEKRIEHFRSNVKLRQDYALDFLHSIGSVTEVDAVINDTTYSDTSMVELQGLPDPLQKHVPSYSDLQEVKRRLAELGSNTKLRQNSALELLDALGMAEGTGGTEKQGQGFSKHTKKQGNLPEDEIVPPLEGDTPSDPGEEASQRSIPIASTARRSQLRNVCPNFFDWSSLRAHQLVATEDIMQKKYLTTLALYETVKFNISMKGNGIGLDGLARLIRHWFHKDDFLAYFRSVEREILLPADYSEEEENCQQRLKSLDTNLFDLSKFSGFDTRLTSATYGNSRYGTITLFELTDAIKGAPTMIRPLAAMRQVPKIIMERMGQGINGSIRTTLTMPNHQIWDATEQKEIGRLNPPILKPKLSSCGSDVSLSIGDDLKIALSMDYEDAPLSKIAATIPQMVAMLHHKTDIIQNIKSTPVHICTEETAEQSWVQMEAGPTTNGHENNNPRIIVLAPAKGQWVEKRYFWK; encoded by the exons ATGAACATAGTCATGCCTCAACCTAAAACAGATCCAAATATTCCATACCGGATAACGCTTCCTCGAGGTGCATACACCATAGGCTGGATCTGCACTCTACCGGTCGAGTACGATGTCGCACGGACGTTTCTACGCCGAGAGCATGATTACTCTCAACATGCATCTCCTCATGATAATAACAACCTCTATAAGCTTGGACGAATTGGAGACAATAACATTGTAATAGCGGCCCCTACTCATGATGAATATGGACCGTTGTCATCTTCGACGGACGTTATAAAATCTCTGCTGGGCGATTTCCCCAACATCAGAATCCTTCTATTGGTCGGAATCGGCGGCGGTGCTCCCAGTTCAAAGCATGACATCCGCCTCGGCGACGTTGTCGTGGGTATTTCAAGCAATGATAGCGGTGGCGTCGTTCAGTATAACTTTGAGAAGACCATGCAAAGTCAAGAGTTCCACGAAACGGGCTCAAATCAAACACCAGCGTTATTGCGTACAGCTGTTACCGCACTACGAGCAATAATCAACCCTGATTATACCTTCAAAATTCAAGTTCATAAAGCAGTTAATTCCACATCTCACCACCAGTTAATACTACAGCCTGAAGCATCCTCTGACAGACTCTACCCATCTTCAGTTATTCACCCGGCGGTAGGCAAGGGCGAGTGCTCAACGATTTGCGGCAATGATCCATCAAGTCTTGTGAAGCGGCATGACCGGGACAAAAATGATGGCCCGGAGATCCACTATGGCCTAATTGCTTCAGCGAATACACGAATGGAGGATGCCTCCGTTCGCGACAAACTTatagaaaagagagatgatATCCTTTGCTTTGAAATGGAAGCTGCTGGACTAATGAACGACTTTCCATGTCTAGTTATTCGTGGCATCTGCGATTACTCAGACTCGCACGGGAATGAAGAGTGGCAAAGCTATGCAGCGATGACGGCCGCTGCTTGTGCGAGAATAATACTTTCCCGAATAGATTCGAGTGAGGTTGAGGCTCAGCAGAGGATTAGAATCACCTTAG ACAATCTGAAATTTCAAGATAAAGGGAGCAATTCAGAGACACCTAGCGACAATTTCCAAAAGGACAGTACATATCCCTGGGCACGACCTACCGAGACTAGCCAAATCTTTGTAGGGACTGCTGGAGGTGCTGGCAGTCTCCAGAGTGGATTTAATGATCTCAGTGAGCCATTACAGGAGGCCTTCGCTCCATATTTGGAAAATGAGGTCTTCAGACGACAAGTTGAGAAACGAATTGAACATTTTCGAAGCAACGTGAAGCTTAGGCAAGATTATGCTCTAGATTTCTTACACTCTATCGGGTCTGTTACCGAAGTGGATGCCGTGATCAACGATACCACTTATAGTGATACGTCGATGGTGGAACTCCAAGGACTACCCGATCCATTACAGAAACACGTACCGTCATATTCAGACCTGCAAGAGGTTAAGAGAAGGCTCGCAGAGCTTGGGAGCAATACGAAGCTTAGGCAAAATAGTGCTCTGGAGCTGCTTGATGCACTAGGAATGGCAGAAGGAACAGGAGGAACAGAAAAACAGGGTCAAGGTTTTTCAAAAcatacaaaaaaacaaggaaatcTCCCCGAAGACGAGATTGTGCCCCCCTTAGAAGGTGATACACCGTCTGATCCAGGAGAGGAAGCATCTCAGCGGAGTATTCCAATAGCTTCCACAGCACGCCGCTCACAACTACGAAACGTTTGTCCAAATTTCTTCGACTGGAGTAGTCTTCGGGCCCATCAGTTGGTCGCAACAGAAGACATCATGCAAAAAAAGTATCTGACAACACTAGCATTGTACGAAACTGTAAAGTTCAACATCTCAATGAAAGGAAACGGTATCGGGTTAGATGGGCTAGCCAGGCTCATCAGGCACTGGTTCCACAAAGACGACTTTTTGGCTTATTTTCGATCAGTAGAACGCGAAATCTTGCTCCCGGCGGATTattcagaagaagaagaaaattgtCAGCAACGGCTTAAGAGCCTCGACACAAATCTATTCGATTTATCCAAGTTCAGCGGATTTGACACGCGGTTGACTTCAGCTACGTACGGCAACAGCAGATACGGGACTATTACATTGTTTGAATTGACAGACGCAATTAAGGGCGCCCCAACGATGATTCGGCCTCTGGCAGCTATGAGACAAGTACCAAAAATTATCATGGAGAGGATGGGCCAAGGCATCAATGGATCGATCAGGACGACTCTTACTATGCCAAATCATCAAATATGGGACGCTACCGAACAGAAGGAAATTGGGCGGCTCAACCCACCTATCCTGAAGCCAAAACTTTCAAGTTGTGGCTCTGATGTATCTCTTTCCATCGGAGATGATTTAAAAATCGCTCTTAGTATGGATTACGAGGATGCACCATTGAGTAAGATTGCTGCCACTATACCGCAGATGGTTGCAATGTTACATCACAAGACAGATATAATACAGAATATCAAGTCAACGCCTGTACATATATGTACTGAGGAAACGGCGGAGCAGTCGTGGGTGCAGATGGAAGCTGGCCCAACAACGAATGGGCACGAGAATAACAATCCTCGAATTATTGTGTTGGCACCAGCCAAAGGGCAGTGGGTAGAAAAGAGATACTTTTGGAAATAA